The proteins below are encoded in one region of Metabacillus dongyingensis:
- a CDS encoding lysophospholipid acyltransferase family protein — protein MNFYQFARGVVASVFFPLYRIEVKGKEHFPKEGAVLLCSNHIDNLDPPTVGISAPRQVHFMAKEELFRVPVLGGIVRKVGSFPVKRGMSDREALRNGLNVLKDGGVLGLFPEGTRSKDGQLGKGLAGAGFFALRSNALVVPCAVIGTYKPFNKVKVFFGEPINLDPLRERKATAEEATELIMSKIAELLEKHRS, from the coding sequence ATGAACTTTTATCAATTTGCCAGAGGTGTTGTAGCATCTGTGTTCTTTCCGCTTTACCGGATCGAGGTAAAAGGGAAAGAGCATTTTCCTAAAGAAGGCGCGGTCCTTTTATGTTCGAATCATATTGATAATTTAGATCCTCCTACAGTTGGGATATCAGCTCCAAGGCAAGTGCATTTTATGGCGAAAGAAGAATTGTTTCGAGTCCCTGTCCTAGGGGGTATAGTCAGAAAAGTAGGATCATTCCCTGTTAAAAGAGGCATGAGTGACCGTGAAGCACTAAGAAATGGTTTAAATGTGCTAAAAGACGGAGGCGTTTTGGGATTATTTCCGGAAGGAACTAGAAGCAAAGACGGCCAGCTTGGAAAAGGTCTTGCGGGAGCAGGTTTTTTTGCCCTCAGATCTAATGCTTTAGTAGTGCCCTGTGCGGTCATCGGCACTTATAAGCCATTTAATAAAGTAAAAGTTTTCTTCGGTGAACCTATCAATCTTGATCCTTTAAGAGAAAGAAAAGCAACGGCTGAAGAGGCAACTGAGCTGATCATGTCAAAAATTGCAGAACTTCTCGAAAAACATCGCTCTTAA
- the cmk gene encoding (d)CMP kinase, protein MEQNISIAIDGPAAAGKSTVAKILAEDYSYVYIDTGAMYRALTYKAIQEHADLENEELLKEILSDTKIDLIPSGKGQLVYVNGENVTEVIRTHEVTNSVSIVAKHASVREEMVKRQKDMANGGRVVMDGRDIGTHVLPEAEVKIFLRASVLERAKRRHDENLSKGFESDLEQLKLDIARRDKLDSERVIAPLKKADDAVEIDTTSLSITGVVEEIKKIVKERL, encoded by the coding sequence ATGGAACAAAATATATCTATTGCAATTGATGGACCTGCAGCAGCAGGCAAAAGCACAGTTGCAAAAATCTTAGCAGAAGACTATTCATATGTTTATATCGACACGGGAGCAATGTATAGAGCTCTTACTTATAAAGCAATTCAGGAGCATGCGGATTTAGAAAACGAAGAGCTTTTGAAAGAAATCCTGTCAGATACAAAAATAGACCTAATTCCAAGCGGAAAAGGACAGCTTGTTTATGTAAATGGGGAAAATGTCACAGAAGTAATTCGTACGCATGAAGTCACAAATTCTGTTTCAATAGTAGCAAAGCATGCTTCTGTCAGAGAAGAAATGGTCAAAAGACAAAAAGACATGGCGAACGGCGGGAGAGTGGTCATGGACGGAAGAGATATCGGCACTCATGTTCTGCCTGAAGCAGAAGTGAAGATATTCTTAAGAGCATCTGTACTTGAACGTGCGAAAAGACGTCATGATGAAAATCTTTCAAAAGGCTTTGAATCAGATTTAGAGCAGCTGAAGCTTGATATTGCAAGAAGGGACAAACTGGATTCTGAACGAGTCATTGCTCCTCTTAAAAAAGCAGATGATGCTGTTGAAATTGATACCACGTCACTGTCTATTACAGGTGTTGTGGAAGAAATCAAAAAAATTGTCAAAGAGAGGCTTTGA
- a CDS encoding DUF5359 family protein, protein MMRFERIVIKIVIIQLILLICAQAALTNANLQPHISRVVQYEGVNKLTISEWLETFKQTTMQDE, encoded by the coding sequence ATGATGCGATTTGAACGGATTGTGATCAAGATTGTGATCATTCAATTGATTCTTTTAATTTGTGCACAAGCTGCGCTGACGAATGCAAATCTGCAGCCCCACATCTCGCGTGTGGTACAATATGAAGGTGTGAATAAGCTGACAATCAGCGAATGGCTTGAAACCTTTAAACAGACAACTATGCAGGATGAATAG
- a CDS encoding flagellar brake protein, whose amino-acid sequence MCDHVLNIGDRLFLEVEDGVKLKCRVVDLLDQVLYTDYPFNEKTGKPSFLLNGTHLDAFFVGNDQNAYHFPTEVLGRFKDKIPMLAFKMPAAHEMTRIQRREYVRIETAIDIALHSVNGMFKPFVTTTIDLSAGGAAISLPPHISINQNEEVHAWLSLPFQKGTTEYAKIKAKMIRIIKSGKKDMATLQFLDLSEADRKKVLQFCFDQQLLLKKKGVLAE is encoded by the coding sequence GTGTGTGATCATGTGCTGAATATTGGGGATCGTTTATTTTTAGAAGTAGAAGATGGTGTGAAATTAAAATGCCGAGTAGTCGATCTTTTGGATCAGGTATTATATACCGATTACCCCTTTAATGAAAAGACAGGAAAACCATCTTTTTTGCTGAACGGAACACATTTAGATGCCTTCTTCGTCGGAAATGATCAAAATGCCTATCATTTCCCTACAGAAGTCCTGGGCAGATTCAAAGATAAAATACCGATGCTTGCCTTTAAAATGCCGGCAGCACATGAAATGACAAGAATACAAAGAAGAGAGTACGTCAGGATTGAGACAGCTATTGATATTGCCCTGCATTCAGTAAATGGCATGTTTAAGCCGTTTGTTACGACAACGATTGATTTAAGTGCCGGCGGTGCTGCAATCAGCCTGCCGCCTCATATCTCAATCAATCAAAATGAAGAGGTCCATGCGTGGCTTTCTTTGCCTTTTCAAAAAGGAACAACTGAATATGCAAAAATCAAAGCGAAAATGATCAGGATCATAAAAAGCGGAAAGAAAGACATGGCCACGCTTCAATTTCTTGATCTATCAGAAGCAGACCGAAAGAAAGTGCTGCAGTTTTGCTTTGACCAGCAGCTGCTTTTAAAGAAAAAGGGAGTTTTAGCCGAATAA
- the ypeB gene encoding germination protein YpeB → MIRGILIAVLTIGVVGTAYWGYKEHQEKNAVLIHAENNYQRAFHDLTYQVDQLHDKIGATLAMNSKKSLSPGLVEVWRITSEAHSDVGQLPLTLLPFNKTEEFLANISDFSYRTAVRDLDKEPLSDQEYAKLKELYTKSEDIQTELRNVQHMVIDNNLRWMDVELALAAGDVKDDNTIINGFKTVEKNVNAYSETDSDPSLTSVKKKEEGFDHLKGKVITEKEVPKIVEKFVPGATGNMKVTPNGKGSSLEFYSVAVNDPKKKSEIYLDITKKGGYPIWLLQNREVNDPKISLNDASNNAAKFLKDQGFEDLILYESAQFENIGIFSFVSVYKNVRLYPDAIRMKVALDDGKVIGFSARDYLASHRKREIPQAKISAEEARSFVNPNLMVQEDRLAIITNEIGEEVLTYEFLGTMENDTYRIFVNANDGTEEKVEKLDNSEPIYQEI, encoded by the coding sequence ATGATCAGAGGAATTTTGATTGCTGTTTTAACAATTGGAGTCGTTGGAACGGCTTATTGGGGCTACAAAGAGCATCAAGAGAAAAATGCAGTGCTGATTCATGCTGAGAATAACTATCAGCGTGCGTTCCATGATTTGACTTACCAAGTTGATCAGCTGCACGATAAGATTGGCGCCACTCTTGCTATGAATTCAAAAAAATCGCTGTCACCAGGACTAGTTGAAGTTTGGAGAATTACTTCGGAAGCTCATTCTGATGTTGGGCAGCTGCCGCTGACTCTGCTCCCTTTTAATAAAACAGAAGAGTTTTTAGCAAATATTTCTGATTTTAGCTACCGCACAGCCGTGCGCGATCTGGATAAAGAGCCTTTATCAGATCAGGAATATGCGAAATTAAAGGAGCTTTATACCAAATCTGAAGATATACAAACAGAATTGCGCAACGTACAGCATATGGTTATCGATAATAATCTCAGATGGATGGATGTTGAGCTTGCTCTTGCTGCAGGCGATGTAAAAGATGATAACACCATTATTAATGGATTCAAAACTGTTGAGAAAAATGTCAATGCCTATTCAGAGACAGATTCCGACCCTTCCTTGACGTCAGTGAAAAAGAAGGAAGAAGGCTTTGACCATTTAAAAGGCAAAGTTATTACTGAAAAAGAAGTTCCGAAGATAGTAGAAAAGTTTGTTCCGGGCGCAACCGGAAATATGAAAGTAACGCCTAATGGAAAAGGATCATCGCTTGAGTTTTACAGTGTTGCTGTAAACGATCCGAAAAAGAAATCTGAGATCTATCTCGATATTACAAAAAAAGGCGGCTATCCAATTTGGCTGCTTCAGAACAGAGAAGTAAATGACCCAAAGATCAGTTTAAATGATGCCTCCAATAATGCGGCAAAATTTTTAAAAGATCAGGGGTTTGAGGATTTGATTTTATACGAAAGTGCCCAGTTTGAAAACATAGGTATTTTCTCATTTGTGTCAGTCTATAAAAATGTAAGGCTTTATCCGGATGCGATCAGAATGAAAGTGGCTCTTGATGATGGAAAAGTAATCGGCTTTTCTGCAAGAGACTATCTGGCATCACACCGCAAACGAGAAATACCGCAGGCGAAAATAAGTGCAGAAGAAGCAAGAAGCTTTGTTAATCCGAATTTAATGGTGCAGGAAGACAGGCTGGCAATCATTACAAATGAAATTGGTGAAGAAGTTCTTACTTATGAGTTTTTAGGAACAATGGAAAATGATACTTACAGAATCTTTGTAAATGCCAATGATGGAACGGAAGAAAAAGTTGAAAAGCTTGACAACTCTGAACCAATCTATCAGGAAATTTAG
- the sleB gene encoding spore cortex-lytic enzyme produces the protein MAGALIIALFFQMTFLNQNKAHAFSNQVIQKGAVGDDVVELQARLQYNGYYNGSIDGVYGWSTYWAVRNFQYEFGLKEIDGLVGESTKNKLTQSTKYYRDFVHKQLNSGKDFTHYGGVPLSKQSAPSKEFKAKMRASYGKKGAGKAQAGQAKQTQPKQQPKQQAQQPKQQAQPKAESQAKAKTTAVNMPEGFSQNDIQLMANAVYGEARGEPYIGQVAVAAVILNRVDSPTFPNTVSGVIFEPRAFTAVADGQIWLTPNETAKKAVMDAINGWDPTENATYYFNPNTATSGWIWGRPQIKQIGKHIFCN, from the coding sequence ATGGCAGGTGCACTAATTATTGCCCTCTTTTTTCAAATGACTTTCTTAAATCAAAATAAAGCCCATGCGTTTTCGAATCAAGTCATTCAAAAAGGCGCTGTTGGCGATGATGTTGTGGAACTGCAGGCAAGATTGCAGTACAACGGATATTATAACGGTTCAATTGATGGAGTATATGGATGGAGCACTTATTGGGCGGTACGCAACTTTCAATATGAATTTGGACTAAAGGAAATTGACGGACTTGTGGGAGAGTCAACAAAAAATAAACTCACCCAGTCTACAAAATATTATCGGGATTTTGTCCATAAACAGCTTAACTCCGGTAAGGACTTTACTCATTATGGCGGTGTGCCGTTAAGTAAACAGAGTGCGCCATCTAAAGAATTCAAGGCTAAAATGAGAGCCTCCTACGGCAAAAAAGGTGCAGGCAAGGCGCAAGCAGGACAGGCTAAACAGACACAGCCAAAGCAGCAGCCGAAACAGCAGGCACAGCAGCCGAAACAGCAGGCACAGCCGAAAGCTGAATCACAGGCTAAAGCTAAAACAACCGCTGTAAATATGCCTGAGGGTTTTTCGCAAAATGATATTCAGCTCATGGCGAATGCTGTCTATGGTGAAGCGCGCGGGGAACCATATATCGGTCAGGTTGCAGTCGCGGCCGTTATTTTAAACCGTGTGGACAGCCCGACATTCCCTAATACGGTATCTGGTGTTATTTTCGAGCCAAGAGCCTTTACAGCTGTAGCAGATGGGCAAATTTGGCTGACTCCGAATGAAACGGCTAAAAAAGCGGTCATGGATGCCATCAATGGCTGGGATCCAACAGAAAATGCAACTTATTATTTTAATCCCAATACTGCAACAAGCGGCTGGATTTGGGGACGTCCTCAAATTAAACAGATAGGGAAGCACATATTCTGCAACTAA
- the prsW gene encoding glutamic-type intramembrane protease PrsW, with the protein MIAIISAGIAPGLAILSYFYLKDQYDSEPFYMVFRSFVFGALLVFPIMFIQYVLEAEKVIDSKLMLAFLSSGLLEEFFKWFILFVTIYPHAHFDEHYDGIVYGVASSLGFATLENILYLIGNGLEFAIGRAVLPVSSHALFGVIMGYYLGKGKFSLISEKKKWILLSFMLPVLLHGLYDYILISHELWPLYMVPFMFFLWWFALHKAKKARMLKHPV; encoded by the coding sequence ATGATTGCAATTATATCTGCCGGCATAGCCCCTGGTTTAGCCATTTTAAGCTATTTTTATTTAAAAGACCAGTATGATTCAGAGCCGTTCTATATGGTTTTCCGGTCATTTGTTTTTGGGGCATTGCTCGTTTTTCCTATTATGTTTATTCAATATGTCCTTGAAGCAGAAAAAGTCATTGACTCAAAGCTGATGCTTGCTTTTTTATCCAGCGGGCTTCTGGAAGAGTTTTTTAAATGGTTTATTTTATTTGTAACAATCTATCCTCATGCCCATTTTGATGAGCATTATGACGGCATCGTTTACGGAGTGGCATCATCTCTGGGATTTGCTACCCTGGAAAATATTCTGTATTTGATCGGAAATGGACTTGAATTCGCAATTGGACGAGCGGTATTGCCCGTTTCAAGTCATGCGCTATTTGGTGTCATTATGGGGTATTATCTGGGGAAAGGAAAGTTTTCCCTTATTTCCGAAAAAAAGAAATGGATTTTGCTGTCTTTCATGCTGCCGGTTCTTTTGCACGGATTGTATGACTATATTCTGATTTCACACGAACTTTGGCCGTTATATATGGTGCCTTTTATGTTTTTCTTATGGTGGTTTGCTCTGCACAAAGCAAAAAAAGCAAGAATGTTAAAGCATCCTGTATAA
- a CDS encoding asparaginase — translation MKHIFVIHTGGTISMSEDETTGEVKQGESNPLLHNLLKFNDIMITAKELFYLPSPHITPKEMLELKETIEKACQQDKIDGIVITHGTDTLEETAYFLDLTLNVNIPVVITGAMRSSNELGSDGLYNLVSSIQVAASKEAAEMGVLVVMNDEVHSAKNATKTHTSNVATFQSPQYGPIGIVNKRGVAFHHKPINQTSLAVASLTKQVLLLKAYAGMDETILKAIEELKLDGLVIEALGQGNLPPKMMTSLKKLISLGVKIVIVSRCFNGIVQDVYAYEGGGKTLKDAGIIFSNGLNGQKARLKLMIALETTQNAGELQEIFSY, via the coding sequence ATGAAACATATATTTGTCATTCACACAGGCGGAACGATTTCTATGAGTGAGGACGAAACAACAGGGGAAGTCAAACAAGGAGAATCCAATCCCCTGCTCCACAACTTACTGAAATTTAATGATATTATGATTACGGCAAAGGAATTATTTTACCTGCCTTCGCCACATATTACCCCAAAAGAAATGCTTGAATTAAAAGAAACGATTGAAAAAGCCTGCCAGCAAGATAAAATTGACGGGATCGTGATAACTCACGGTACAGACACTCTTGAGGAAACAGCTTATTTCCTCGACCTAACCTTAAATGTTAATATCCCCGTTGTCATTACAGGTGCTATGAGATCAAGCAATGAACTTGGTTCAGACGGCTTATACAATCTAGTATCCTCCATTCAAGTTGCTGCAAGCAAAGAAGCAGCAGAAATGGGAGTGCTTGTTGTCATGAACGATGAGGTACACTCTGCAAAAAATGCTACGAAAACCCATACTAGCAATGTAGCGACGTTTCAGAGTCCGCAATACGGGCCAATCGGCATTGTTAATAAGCGAGGGGTTGCCTTTCATCATAAGCCCATCAACCAAACGTCGCTTGCCGTTGCCTCACTAACGAAACAAGTCCTGCTTTTAAAAGCATATGCCGGCATGGACGAAACAATTTTAAAAGCCATTGAAGAATTAAAACTTGACGGATTGGTCATTGAAGCTCTCGGACAAGGCAACCTTCCACCAAAGATGATGACTTCCTTAAAAAAGTTAATAAGCTTAGGCGTTAAAATTGTGATCGTATCTAGATGCTTCAACGGAATCGTACAGGACGTTTATGCCTATGAAGGCGGCGGAAAAACACTCAAAGACGCAGGCATTATTTTCAGCAACGGCCTAAACGGTCAAAAAGCGAGACTAAAACTGATGATCGCCCTAGAAACAACTCAGAATGCCGGAGAATTGCAGGAGATTTTTTCATATTAA
- a CDS encoding YpdA family putative bacillithiol disulfide reductase codes for MNKENVIVIGGGPCGLAAAIALKEKGIEPLVIEKGNIVNAIYHYPTHQTFFSSSEKLEIGGIPFITENRKPHRIQALSYYREVVRRSDLKIHAFEKVEEVVKDGTEFIVRTSKDTYRAKYIVIATGYYDHPNYMNIPGEELPKVFHYFKEGHPFFDKDVVVVGGKNSSVDAALELVHAGARVTVIYRGAQYSPSVKPWILPEFDALVRNGTIKMEFQSLLTQITEETVTYEVNCAEEKTIKNDFVFAMTGYHPDHSFLTKMGVHIDHASGRPSFSEETMETNAEGIYIAGVIAAGNNANEIFIENGRFHGGLLAKHIAEKMK; via the coding sequence TTGAATAAGGAAAATGTTATTGTTATCGGCGGCGGTCCATGCGGGTTAGCTGCGGCCATTGCCCTGAAGGAGAAGGGGATTGAGCCTCTTGTTATAGAAAAAGGAAATATCGTAAACGCCATTTATCATTACCCGACACATCAAACATTTTTCAGCAGCAGTGAAAAGCTTGAAATAGGCGGAATTCCTTTCATTACAGAAAATAGAAAGCCACACCGCATTCAGGCACTTTCCTATTACAGGGAAGTTGTCAGAAGAAGCGATCTAAAAATTCATGCATTTGAAAAAGTAGAAGAAGTTGTCAAAGACGGCACTGAATTTATCGTACGCACATCAAAGGACACGTATCGTGCCAAGTATATCGTCATTGCAACAGGCTATTACGATCATCCAAATTACATGAATATCCCAGGAGAAGAATTGCCGAAAGTTTTTCATTACTTTAAAGAAGGTCATCCTTTTTTTGATAAGGATGTTGTCGTCGTAGGAGGCAAGAATTCAAGTGTGGATGCAGCGCTTGAACTGGTTCATGCTGGTGCGCGTGTAACGGTTATTTATAGAGGTGCTCAATACTCGCCAAGTGTGAAGCCCTGGATCCTTCCTGAATTTGATGCGCTTGTGCGCAATGGTACGATTAAAATGGAATTTCAATCGCTTTTAACCCAAATCACAGAAGAAACGGTTACATATGAAGTGAATTGTGCAGAAGAAAAAACGATCAAAAATGATTTCGTATTTGCCATGACAGGGTACCATCCTGATCATTCTTTTTTAACTAAAATGGGTGTTCATATAGATCACGCATCTGGAAGACCGTCATTTTCTGAAGAAACTATGGAAACAAACGCCGAGGGAATTTATATTGCCGGAGTCATTGCGGCAGGAAATAATGCAAATGAAATTTTCATCGAAAATGGACGTTTTCATGGAGGATTATTGGCCAAACATATTGCAGAGAAAATGAAGTAA
- a CDS encoding Glu/Leu/Phe/Val family dehydrogenase, with amino-acid sequence MVAEKSTDHKREKHDVLKSTQTVIHKALEKLGYPEEVYELLKEPLRMMTVKIPVRMDDGSVKIFTGYRAQHNDAVGPTKGGIRFHPGVTETEVKALSIWMSLKCGIVDLPYGGGKGGIICDPRDMSFRELERLSRGYVRAISQIVGPTKDIPAPDVFTNSQIMAWMMDEYSRIDEFNSPGFITGKPLVLGGSHGRESATAKGVTICIYEAAKKKGIELKGARVVVQGFGNAGSYLAKFMHDAGAKIIGISDAYGGLHDPQGLDIDYLLDRRDSFGTVTKLFNDTITNKELLELDCDILVPAAIENQITEENAHLIRASIVVEAANGPTTLEATQILTDRGILLVPDVLASAGGVTVSYFEWVQNNQGYYWSEEEVNEKLEKVMVKSFNNIYEAAQTRRVDMRLAAYMVGVRKMAEASRFRGWI; translated from the coding sequence ATGGTAGCCGAAAAAAGCACCGATCATAAACGAGAAAAGCATGATGTGTTGAAATCAACACAAACGGTGATACATAAAGCCCTAGAGAAACTAGGATATCCTGAAGAAGTTTATGAATTATTAAAAGAACCGCTTAGAATGATGACGGTAAAAATACCTGTAAGAATGGATGACGGTTCAGTCAAGATTTTTACTGGCTACCGCGCCCAGCATAATGATGCAGTAGGACCTACTAAGGGCGGAATTCGTTTCCATCCGGGTGTTACCGAAACTGAAGTTAAAGCGCTGTCAATATGGATGAGTTTAAAATGCGGGATTGTTGATTTACCTTACGGCGGAGGAAAAGGCGGTATCATTTGTGATCCGCGTGATATGTCATTCCGTGAATTAGAACGCCTGAGCCGCGGATATGTAAGAGCAATCAGTCAGATTGTCGGACCTACTAAAGACATTCCTGCTCCGGATGTATTCACGAATTCTCAAATTATGGCTTGGATGATGGATGAGTACAGCAGAATAGATGAATTTAATTCTCCTGGATTCATTACAGGAAAGCCTCTTGTGCTTGGAGGTTCACATGGCCGCGAATCAGCTACAGCAAAGGGTGTAACAATCTGTATTTATGAAGCTGCCAAGAAAAAAGGGATTGAGCTTAAAGGCGCCCGTGTTGTTGTACAGGGATTTGGCAATGCAGGAAGCTATTTAGCCAAATTCATGCATGATGCAGGTGCGAAAATTATTGGTATCTCAGATGCTTATGGAGGTCTGCATGATCCTCAAGGCCTTGATATTGATTACTTGCTTGACCGCCGCGACAGCTTCGGAACAGTAACAAAATTATTTAATGATACGATTACAAATAAAGAACTGCTTGAGCTTGATTGTGATATTTTAGTACCTGCTGCGATTGAAAATCAAATCACAGAAGAGAATGCACACTTAATCCGTGCAAGCATCGTGGTAGAGGCCGCTAATGGTCCGACTACGCTTGAAGCAACCCAGATTCTGACTGACCGCGGCATTCTGCTTGTACCGGACGTACTGGCAAGTGCAGGTGGCGTAACAGTTTCTTATTTTGAATGGGTACAGAACAACCAAGGCTATTACTGGTCAGAAGAAGAAGTCAATGAAAAGCTTGAAAAAGTAATGGTTAAATCATTCAATAATATATATGAAGCAGCGCAAACACGACGTGTAGATATGAGACTCGCAGCTTACATGGTCGGCGTCCGCAAAATGGCAGAAGCATCCCGCTTCAGAGGCTGGATCTAA
- a CDS encoding genetic competence negative regulator, with product MRLERLNYNKIKIFLTIDDLMDRGLTKEDLWKDSLKVHQLFREMMDEASEELGFEASGPIAVEVYSLQAQGMVIIVTKNHEEEEIDEDYADDYIEMQVKLDQSYDIIFEFNEFEDIIQLSNALFSQGIKEGAVYSHQNRFYFMLDEHQPIEVDSLVSIIAEYGNPSMISIHYLHEYGKCLLPDSAIEKLHHYYWSNTK from the coding sequence ATGCGGCTAGAGCGATTGAACTATAACAAGATAAAAATCTTCTTAACAATAGACGATCTAATGGACAGAGGACTTACGAAGGAAGACTTATGGAAAGATTCATTGAAAGTACATCAGCTTTTCAGAGAAATGATGGATGAAGCAAGTGAAGAGCTTGGTTTTGAAGCAAGCGGGCCAATTGCTGTTGAAGTATACTCTCTACAAGCTCAGGGCATGGTCATTATCGTGACTAAAAACCATGAGGAAGAAGAGATTGACGAAGATTATGCAGATGATTACATCGAGATGCAGGTGAAACTTGATCAAAGCTATGATATTATTTTTGAATTCAATGAATTTGAAGACATCATACAGTTATCAAATGCACTTTTCTCGCAAGGGATAAAAGAAGGAGCCGTATACTCCCATCAAAACAGATTTTACTTCATGCTGGATGAGCATCAGCCAATTGAAGTTGATTCCTTAGTCTCAATCATTGCTGAATATGGAAATCCTTCCATGATCTCGATTCATTATCTGCATGAATATGGAAAGTGCTTATTGCCTGATAGTGCAATTGAAAAACTTCATCATTACTATTGGAGTAATACAAAATAG
- a CDS encoding MerR family transcriptional regulator → MSSQEGKYNIKAVSKMLGIQPGTLRAWERRYNMIAPVRNDSGHRLYTEEHIKILKWLITKVNKGFTISQAVNLLENTNLSSEGPIAVSASSETPDHALDLTEELLFALLSFDENQAHELLNKAFSLFSIDKVLIDILGTLLVKIGDMWENGKITSAHEHFASSFLRSRIGIILHTLPVNGLLPKVVSVCGPGEWHELGLLIFTLYLRRKGFEVIYLGTSIADGDIDIVLEEVNPKFLFYSCTLQENVSKTVETVDGLSQKYRNLIIGLGGSGFNKTPRECLKNYESLFVGDTKNQWDNWLKERLSV, encoded by the coding sequence ATGTCTAGTCAAGAAGGCAAATACAACATTAAGGCAGTTTCCAAAATGCTTGGAATCCAACCAGGGACATTAAGAGCTTGGGAAAGACGCTATAATATGATTGCACCGGTTCGGAATGATTCAGGTCACCGTTTATATACAGAAGAACATATTAAGATTTTAAAATGGCTGATCACTAAAGTGAATAAAGGCTTTACAATCAGTCAGGCAGTCAATTTGCTTGAAAACACTAACTTGTCATCAGAAGGGCCAATAGCTGTGTCAGCAAGTTCCGAAACTCCCGACCATGCTCTGGATTTAACGGAGGAACTGCTTTTTGCCTTGCTTTCTTTTGATGAAAATCAAGCGCACGAACTATTAAATAAGGCTTTCAGTCTTTTTTCAATTGACAAGGTCCTCATTGACATTTTAGGAACGCTTCTCGTGAAAATTGGAGACATGTGGGAAAATGGCAAAATTACTTCTGCACATGAGCATTTTGCCTCCTCATTTCTCCGGTCGAGAATCGGGATTATCCTTCACACCCTTCCTGTGAACGGGCTGCTCCCGAAAGTAGTTTCCGTTTGCGGACCAGGGGAATGGCATGAGCTTGGACTTCTGATATTTACGCTTTATTTAAGAAGAAAAGGATTTGAAGTCATTTATCTTGGGACGAGCATTGCCGATGGGGACATTGATATTGTCCTTGAGGAAGTAAATCCTAAGTTTTTATTTTACTCCTGCACTCTTCAGGAAAATGTTTCAAAAACAGTTGAAACGGTTGATGGGCTGTCCCAAAAATACAGGAATTTAATTATTGGTCTTGGGGGCAGCGGATTTAATAAAACTCCGAGAGAGTGCTTGAAAAATTATGAATCATTATTCGTCGGGGATACGAAAAACCAGTGGGACAATTGGCTTAAAGAACGCCTATCTGTATAA
- a CDS encoding CBS domain-containing protein: MFVKSTMIPKARTIHASAEDSLLTVLEKLEKHKIDGIPVLKGTAYIGMITRYNLYEHFFQSNADKEEFLKIRKAEEIAVNRDVFLEGDEIFEKTLLRLKDFPLIAVVGEDKEYLGIVTRYDVLEQFQSAFGMNKKGVRIAFTSVETEGRIARLTELAKQFHEDIISLVTFDETESMVRRIVMKIEKKDNIKRFIERIEKSGFRVLDIHEDE, from the coding sequence ATGTTTGTTAAAAGTACAATGATTCCAAAAGCAAGAACAATTCATGCGTCTGCGGAAGATTCGCTGCTGACGGTGCTTGAAAAGCTGGAAAAACACAAGATAGATGGAATTCCAGTCTTAAAAGGGACGGCCTACATAGGGATGATTACACGCTATAACCTATACGAGCATTTTTTTCAGTCAAATGCTGATAAAGAGGAATTCTTAAAAATCAGAAAGGCTGAAGAAATAGCGGTCAATCGTGATGTGTTCCTTGAAGGTGATGAAATTTTCGAAAAGACCCTGCTGAGGTTAAAAGATTTTCCGCTTATTGCTGTAGTCGGAGAAGATAAGGAATACTTGGGTATTGTCACGAGATATGATGTTCTTGAACAATTTCAGAGTGCATTTGGAATGAATAAAAAAGGAGTCAGAATTGCCTTCACCTCAGTTGAAACGGAGGGCAGGATCGCAAGGCTTACAGAGCTTGCAAAACAGTTTCATGAAGATATCATTTCCCTTGTTACGTTTGATGAAACCGAAAGTATGGTCAGAAGAATTGTGATGAAAATTGAAAAAAAGGACAATATCAAGCGATTTATTGAAAGAATTGAAAAGTCCGGATTCAGAGTTCTCGATATTCACGAAGACGAATAA